CACCGTGCGCGGCGCTCGGCGCCGGAGACGTGCCCACCAGAACGATGTCCCGACCGGGCGAAAACTCACGGGGCATCACCCAAATGGGTGAGCGCGCTGTGCTGGGACGACGACACATCGCCAGGGCTGCCGCCCACGACGCGAGACAACGCCCGCGCCAGCCGGTGACAGTCGACACACGCACCCCTCGCCGACCGCGTTCCGCGGCCCCGGAACCCCCTGCGACCGGGCGATTCGCCGACCCGGGCGCGCCGCGGCGGCCGAACCGGTCCGGATAGGCTCTCCGACCATGCCCGCAGCTGCCCTGACCGACCGGTTTCCCGAGCTCGGGCCCGACGAGCTGATCGCGTCCCTCGTGCCGCCGCCCCGGTTCGGCGAGGCCCGGTTCTCCACCTACCTGCCCAACCCCGACGAGCCCAGCCAGGCCGCCGCGGTCGAGGCGTGTTCCGCGTTCGCGTCGCGGATCGGCGCGGCGAAGGCGAAGAAGTCGCGGCTGCGCACGCTGTTCGGCGGCGGGGCGGCGATCCCGGACGGGCCGATGGGGCTCTATCTCGACGGCGGGTTCGGAGTCGGCAAGACCCATCTGCTCGCTTCGACCTGGCACGAGACGCCCGGCCCCAAGGCGTACGGCACCTTCGTGGAGCTGACCCACCTCGTCGGCGCGCTCGGATTCGGCAACGCGGTCGAGCGGCTGTCCGAGCACCGGCTGCTCGCGATCGACGAGTTCGAACTCGACGACCCCGGCGACACGACGCTGGTCAGCCGGCTGCTGCAGGAGCTGACCGACGCCGGCGTGTACGTCGCGGCGACGTCCAACACCCTGCCGGACAAGCTCGGCGAAGGCCGGTTCGCGGCGGAGGACTTCCTGCGCGAAATCCAGGCGTTGTCGCGGCGGTTCGGCGTCGTCCGGGTCGACGGGCCCGACTACCGGCACCGCGGCCTGCCCGATGCGCCGCCGCCAGTCAGCGACGAGGAGCTGGACGCTTCCGCCGAGGCTCGCGAGGGTTCCACTTTGGACGACTTCGGTGCGCTGATGGCTCATCTCGAACGGCTGCACCCGTCCCGTTACGGGAAGCTGCTCGACGGCGTACAGCGAGTGCATCTCAAGCACGTGGCCCCGGCACCGGACCAGAACGTCGGCCTCCGGCTCGTCGCGTTCGCGGACCGGCTGTACGACCGCGCGATCCCGCTGGTCGTCTCGGGAGTGCCGTTGCCGGAGCTGTTCGGCGAGGAGATGCTGAACGGCGGTTACCGCAAGAAGTACTTGCGCGCGATCAGCCGCTTGACTGCGCTGGCTCGCGACGCAGTGACAGCGCCGCCCGCAACGCGGTGACGACGCCGGTGGCGAAACACGCGCCGCCGGCGATGTCGGTGAGGTAGTGGTAGCCGAGACCGATCATGCCGACGGCTCCGCACCCGAGCAGAACCACGCTGACCAGCGTTGCGGCCATCCTCAGCCGAACCAGCAGCACCACGACCACGAGTACCGCCACCAGACTCACTGTGTGGCCGCTCGGATACACGAGCGTGCCGCCCTTCCACCGGTCGAAGACGGGTTTCAACGCCCAGGTGTTCAGCGCGACCGCGAGCACCGGCCCGGCCACGGCCAGCACTGCGTCCCGCCGTCGGTGCAGGTACAAGCAAATCCCGGCGATGACGGCGATCGCGGGGATCAGCACGTACGGCTCAGTCGGCAGCACCAATGCGTTGAGCAGGCCGGTGCTCAACCCGTCAACTCTCCCGTAAGCCCAATTGTCCAGCGCACCAGGCGGATTCGGCGAGACCAGCAGGCCCACCGCCACCGCCACGAGTACGCACAAAGCAGCGAAGAGGGCAAGCGCTCGCCTCGCGTTCACGGAGCCGAGCCTACGTCAGCGAGTCGCCCTCGACCTGACTCATCGGTCTAGCCCGCGCCCGAGTGCTGCGGACTGCCGAATAGTCCGTGCCGAGTGGTCGCAGCTGACCTTGTCCGGCAGTCAGGAGCGGCCCGGAGACGATCGGGCCCGCCGCCTCCGGCCCCGCGTCGTGCACTCTGCCCGGCCCGAGGCCAGCAGCCGCAAAATGACATGATCGCCTGATGTCCCTGTTCTCCCGCCGTCCCGCCAAAAGTCCTGCCGGTCCGTTTCGGTTCCGGATTTCCGAGATCTACCAGATCCCGATGCGTGGCGTCGTGGTCACCGGGACCGTCACCGACGGGACGGTCCATGCCGGTGCCAGCGCGCTGATCCACTTGCCCAGCGGCGCTCGCGAGGTGGTGGTGACCCGGATCGAGGCGGCTCGCCGCAAGCGCCAATCCGCGGAGGCCGGTGCCGAAGCGGGTCTCTACCTGTCCGGACTCGGCGGGGCCGACATTCCCGTCGTTCCCAGCGGAGACGGCCAGCAGCAGGACAACACCGGGCTGAGCGGAGTCGAAGTCACGTCCGCATGACCTCCCGGGACAGCTGGCTGCGGCCCGCCCCGCCTGGGCGGCGCGCCGTAGTCGCCAAGGCGGGGCGGGCGCGGCATCGAGGTCGCCGTCCGCGTCGGGCTCACCGCAAGGCCGCCGAACAGCAGGGAGCGCCGCCGCCTCGAAGGGCGGCGGCGCATCCGGTCAGATCAACGCTGGACGACCTTGGCGATCGCGTCGATGCCGCGGTCCAGTTCGGCTTCGGTGATCACCAGCGGCGGCGCGACGCGCAGCGTGCGGTCGTGCGTTTCCTTGCACAGCACGCCCAATCCGGCGAGCGCCTCGGACGCTTCCCGCCCGGCCGGACCGTCGGATGCGATGTCCACCCCGGCCCACAGGCCGCGTCCGCGGACTTCGGCGACGCCGTTGCCGACCAGCTTCGCCAGCCGTTCGTGCAGGTGCGCGCCAAGCTCAGCAGAGCGCCGCTGGTATTCGCCGGTCTGCAGCATCCGCACCACGGCACGCCCGACGGCGCAGGCGAGCGGGTTGCCGCCGAACG
This sequence is a window from Amycolatopsis benzoatilytica AK 16/65. Protein-coding genes within it:
- a CDS encoding phosphatase PAP2 family protein — translated: MNARRALALFAALCVLVAVAVGLLVSPNPPGALDNWAYGRVDGLSTGLLNALVLPTEPYVLIPAIAVIAGICLYLHRRRDAVLAVAGPVLAVALNTWALKPVFDRWKGGTLVYPSGHTVSLVAVLVVVVLLVRLRMAATLVSVVLLGCGAVGMIGLGYHYLTDIAGGACFATGVVTALRAALSLRREPAQSSG
- the zapE gene encoding cell division protein ZapE, with translation MPAAALTDRFPELGPDELIASLVPPPRFGEARFSTYLPNPDEPSQAAAVEACSAFASRIGAAKAKKSRLRTLFGGGAAIPDGPMGLYLDGGFGVGKTHLLASTWHETPGPKAYGTFVELTHLVGALGFGNAVERLSEHRLLAIDEFELDDPGDTTLVSRLLQELTDAGVYVAATSNTLPDKLGEGRFAAEDFLREIQALSRRFGVVRVDGPDYRHRGLPDAPPPVSDEELDASAEAREGSTLDDFGALMAHLERLHPSRYGKLLDGVQRVHLKHVAPAPDQNVGLRLVAFADRLYDRAIPLVVSGVPLPELFGEEMLNGGYRKKYLRAISRLTALARDAVTAPPATR